A region from the Lysobacter sp. BMK333-48F3 genome encodes:
- a CDS encoding AAA family ATPase, giving the protein MQRFDRGTEPPPWILRQSQADQERLIVGEYLYFNEEKRRQTSPPRLALDLEHTSMTDALRRLFRGKCAFCESATPTSVHRFRPPGEALPHYDSPDAHLYYLWLAHAWNNFYPICADCRPTEPHYFPVKRSRRAPLPRQPEFDAYVLDSIGIWRAPPDESPLLLDPCSTYNFHNSLGVSLDGQLLGISPSGRQTVAHFRLDRFDLIETRQRHLMLLVDRLLDQIQARGPAHSVNAQKNPRFIELFDFQNMEFGGVWYLLLRRIARAVLKAANRKPATALSPAAIHRFYMDAYGRSDMPEQFESAIDRLDALVPIHPVELKQVARRTSAQRIAGIELQHFKSIRSLDVAMPPAPTPSEGPEDERAPALLILGENSAGKSSLLEAIALTLADSDARKGLKLLPDAFVLRPEQLGGDHWHTPNYAQVRIRLSEGDTRTLTLHADGTAQGPEPGADLTPVFAYGAFRQFQQSVSAYRPERYVRNLFHGNVLDNPESWLKNLDESKFAMAIRALRPILSVEDEFEVIERSGATGCQVVTGGNGAPLTRTPLSAVSSGYRSVLAMVCDIMKGLMDKRVYPNFESLASARGVILIDEIEAHLHPRWKMRIMRSLRAALPQMTFIATTHDPLCLRGMEDGEVIVLQRVTVEGARLGEPQVRVEALGADDLPKLSELRVEQLLTSDLFQLHSTDSSDLDLQMAKVADLLARHKDGGVLLPQEAEAVGAFRRDIASALPVGSSEAHRLVQEAVAEYLTQRRAASALRLRALREETKRRIIDILGAA; this is encoded by the coding sequence ATGCAACGCTTCGACCGGGGGACGGAACCGCCGCCGTGGATCCTGCGTCAGTCGCAGGCCGATCAAGAGCGCCTGATCGTCGGCGAGTACCTTTATTTCAACGAAGAAAAACGGCGACAGACTTCGCCACCGCGATTGGCGCTCGACCTCGAACACACCTCGATGACAGACGCCTTGCGCCGCCTATTCCGGGGCAAATGCGCGTTCTGCGAATCGGCGACCCCCACCTCCGTGCATCGCTTTCGGCCGCCGGGCGAAGCGCTCCCGCACTACGATTCGCCCGACGCGCATCTTTACTACCTGTGGCTCGCCCACGCCTGGAACAACTTCTATCCCATCTGCGCGGACTGCCGTCCGACAGAACCCCACTATTTCCCGGTCAAGCGCAGCCGGCGCGCGCCGCTGCCGCGCCAGCCGGAGTTCGACGCTTATGTCCTGGACTCCATCGGCATCTGGCGCGCGCCGCCCGACGAGAGTCCGTTGCTGCTGGATCCATGCAGCACCTACAATTTCCACAATAGCCTGGGCGTGTCTTTGGACGGGCAGCTGCTGGGCATCTCGCCCAGCGGCCGTCAGACGGTCGCGCATTTCCGCCTGGACCGCTTCGATCTGATCGAGACGCGCCAGCGCCACTTGATGTTGTTGGTGGATCGGCTGCTCGATCAGATCCAGGCGCGGGGACCGGCACACTCCGTGAACGCGCAAAAGAATCCGCGTTTCATCGAACTCTTCGACTTCCAGAACATGGAGTTCGGCGGCGTCTGGTACTTGTTGCTGCGCCGGATCGCCCGCGCGGTCCTCAAAGCGGCCAATCGCAAGCCGGCCACGGCCTTGTCGCCCGCCGCGATCCATCGTTTCTACATGGACGCCTATGGACGGTCGGACATGCCGGAACAGTTCGAATCGGCCATCGATCGGCTCGACGCGTTGGTTCCGATCCACCCCGTCGAGCTCAAGCAAGTCGCCAGGCGAACCAGCGCCCAACGCATCGCGGGCATCGAACTGCAGCACTTCAAGTCGATCCGTTCCCTCGACGTGGCCATGCCGCCGGCGCCGACGCCAAGCGAGGGCCCGGAAGACGAACGCGCGCCGGCGCTGTTGATTCTCGGCGAAAACTCCGCCGGCAAAAGCTCCTTACTGGAGGCGATCGCCCTGACCCTGGCCGACAGCGACGCACGCAAAGGACTGAAGCTGCTGCCGGACGCGTTCGTACTGCGCCCCGAGCAACTCGGCGGAGATCATTGGCATACCCCGAACTACGCGCAAGTACGCATCCGGCTGAGCGAAGGCGATACCCGTACGCTGACGCTGCACGCGGACGGCACCGCGCAAGGCCCCGAACCGGGCGCCGACCTCACTCCGGTCTTCGCCTACGGCGCTTTCCGCCAGTTTCAGCAGAGCGTCTCCGCGTATCGGCCCGAGCGCTATGTCCGCAACCTGTTCCACGGCAACGTGCTGGACAATCCCGAATCCTGGCTGAAAAACCTGGACGAGTCCAAGTTCGCCATGGCTATCCGCGCGCTGCGCCCCATCCTGTCGGTGGAGGACGAATTCGAAGTTATCGAACGCAGCGGCGCCACCGGCTGCCAAGTGGTTACCGGCGGAAACGGCGCCCCGCTCACCCGCACGCCACTATCCGCCGTGTCCTCGGGCTATCGCTCGGTGCTGGCGATGGTCTGCGACATCATGAAAGGATTAATGGACAAGCGCGTATATCCGAACTTTGAATCGCTGGCCAGCGCCCGCGGCGTGATACTGATCGACGAGATCGAAGCCCACCTGCATCCGCGCTGGAAGATGCGGATCATGCGCAGCCTGCGCGCGGCGTTGCCGCAAATGACCTTCATCGCCACCACCCACGACCCATTGTGCCTGCGCGGCATGGAGGACGGCGAGGTGATCGTGCTGCAACGCGTCACCGTCGAAGGCGCCCGGCTAGGCGAGCCGCAAGTCCGGGTCGAGGCGCTTGGCGCTGACGATCTGCCCAAGCTGTCGGAACTGCGCGTCGAGCAGTTACTGACCTCCGACCTGTTCCAACTGCACTCCACCGACTCGTCCGACCTGGACCTGCAAATGGCTAAGGTTGCCGACCTGCTGGCGCGCCATAAAGACGGCGGCGTGTTGTTGCCGCAGGAAGCTGAGGCGGTGGGTGCATTCCGCCGGGACATCGCCAGCGCCTTGCCGGTTGGCAGCTCGGAAGCGCACAGGCTGGTGCAGGAAGCGGTCGCCGAATACCTGACCCAGCGCCGCGCTGCGTCGGCGCTGCGCTTGCGCGCTCTGCGCGAGGAAACCAAACGACGAATTATCGATATCCTGGGAGCGGCCTGA
- a CDS encoding TetR/AcrR family transcriptional regulator: MPGTDLVSPPRHAASTEDETTAPAARRQRGRPRGFDREQALETAMQLFWQRGFEATSISDLTAAVGVSAPSLYAVFGSKEALFRTALQRYLQQFRRERGQALTTPGLSAYAAFERLFDAIADGFADHPTRSGCMLVAAETGGFGDTAAQLREELAAHRAGIEAGFRERIERGQREGDVAAEADAAALAKFLSTVVQGLSIQARDGADAAQLRDVLRTALRAWPAD; encoded by the coding sequence GTGCCCGGCACCGACCTCGTTTCGCCCCCCCGCCATGCCGCTTCGACCGAGGACGAAACGACCGCGCCAGCGGCGCGCCGCCAGCGTGGTCGCCCCCGCGGCTTCGATCGCGAGCAAGCGCTGGAAACGGCGATGCAGTTGTTTTGGCAGCGCGGCTTCGAAGCGACATCGATCAGCGATCTCACCGCCGCCGTCGGCGTCAGCGCGCCCAGCCTCTACGCGGTGTTCGGCAGCAAGGAGGCACTGTTCCGCACCGCGCTGCAACGGTACCTGCAGCAGTTCCGTCGCGAGCGCGGGCAAGCCTTGACCACGCCCGGCCTGAGCGCATACGCAGCCTTCGAGCGCCTGTTCGACGCAATCGCAGACGGATTCGCCGACCACCCTACCCGCTCGGGCTGCATGCTGGTGGCGGCCGAGACCGGTGGCTTCGGCGACACGGCGGCGCAGTTGCGCGAGGAACTGGCCGCACATCGCGCCGGCATCGAAGCGGGCTTCCGTGAACGCATCGAGCGCGGCCAGCGCGAGGGCGATGTCGCCGCCGAAGCGGACGCCGCGGCGCTAGCCAAGTTCCTCTCGACCGTGGTGCAGGGGCTGTCGATCCAGGCCCGCGACGGCGCTGATGCGGCGCAACTGCGCGACGTGCTGCGCACCGCGCTGCGCGCCTGGCCGGCCGACTGA
- a CDS encoding DUF1993 domain-containing protein — protein MSLSLYDISVPAFQRGLDVLLHLLDKSVAHVREQGGTPAQLLTGQLAPDMYTLIGQVQSASDAAKFGAARLAGIVPPSFPDTETTLEELRERIAQTQEFLRTVSPQSMDGQEEREIVIRPGGRELSFVARDYIRGFVLPNFYFHLTTAYGILRHLGVPLGKMDYLRGAA, from the coding sequence ATGAGCCTTTCGCTCTACGACATCTCCGTGCCCGCGTTCCAGCGCGGCCTTGACGTGCTCTTGCACCTGCTCGATAAGAGCGTCGCCCATGTCCGCGAGCAGGGCGGCACCCCCGCGCAGTTGCTGACCGGCCAGCTGGCGCCGGACATGTACACCCTGATCGGCCAGGTCCAATCGGCAAGCGATGCGGCCAAGTTCGGCGCCGCGCGCCTGGCTGGCATCGTGCCGCCGAGCTTTCCCGACACCGAGACCACGCTGGAGGAATTGCGCGAGCGCATCGCCCAGACCCAGGAATTCCTGCGCACTGTGAGCCCGCAGAGCATGGATGGGCAGGAAGAGCGCGAGATCGTGATCCGTCCCGGCGGTCGCGAACTGAGCTTCGTCGCCCGCGACTACATTCGCGGTTTCGTGCTGCCGAACTTCTATTTCCACCTCACCACCGCCTACGGCATCCTGCGCCACCTCGGCGTGCCGCTGGGTAAGATGGACTATCTGCGCGGCGCAGCCTGA
- the tadA gene encoding tRNA adenosine(34) deaminase TadA, whose product MSEPQQDEIDRYWMRHALALAERAEREDDEIPVGAVLVSAEGEVLGEGWNRNIGSHDPSAHAEIVALREGGRAIGNHRLLGATLYVTLEPCAMCAMAMVHARVARVVYGASDPKTGAAGSVFDLLADPRHNHRVEVRGGVLGEEAGARLTAYFRRKRGKPPAGA is encoded by the coding sequence GTGAGCGAGCCCCAGCAAGACGAGATCGACCGCTACTGGATGCGCCACGCCCTGGCGCTGGCCGAACGCGCCGAGCGCGAGGACGACGAGATCCCGGTCGGCGCGGTGCTGGTCTCGGCCGAGGGCGAGGTGCTCGGCGAAGGCTGGAACCGCAACATCGGCAGCCACGACCCCAGCGCCCATGCCGAAATCGTCGCCCTGCGCGAAGGCGGGCGCGCGATCGGCAACCATCGCCTGCTCGGCGCGACCTTGTACGTGACCCTGGAGCCCTGCGCGATGTGCGCGATGGCGATGGTCCACGCGCGGGTGGCGCGGGTGGTGTACGGCGCCAGCGACCCCAAGACCGGCGCCGCCGGCAGCGTGTTCGATCTGCTCGCCGACCCGCGCCACAACCACCGGGTGGAGGTCCGCGGCGGGGTACTCGGCGAGGAGGCCGGCGCGCGCCTGACCGCTTATTTCCGCCGCAAGCGCGGCAAGCCGCCGGCCGGCGCGTGA
- a CDS encoding DUF2721 domain-containing protein: MADPLQLSQHYSVVSAMITPAFFLTATASLLVSSNNRLARIVDRLRQQLATLEATSDEATRVYLEARIILHRRRVRLVLICLQLLYGAMTAFVATSLAIGIDQFTEFRYLRGVPTGLAMCGVLLVLAASVNLGREARMSVTMLDAEVKREFDRDNPRRP, from the coding sequence ATGGCCGACCCGCTGCAACTGAGCCAGCACTACAGCGTGGTCTCGGCGATGATCACCCCGGCGTTCTTCCTGACCGCCACCGCCTCGCTGCTGGTGTCGTCGAACAACCGCCTGGCGCGCATCGTCGACCGCCTGCGCCAACAGTTGGCGACCCTGGAAGCGACCAGCGACGAAGCGACCCGGGTCTATCTGGAAGCGCGCATCATCCTGCACCGGCGGCGGGTGCGGCTGGTGCTGATCTGCCTGCAGTTGCTGTACGGCGCGATGACCGCCTTCGTCGCCACCAGCCTGGCGATCGGCATCGACCAGTTCACCGAATTCCGCTACCTGCGCGGCGTGCCGACCGGGCTGGCGATGTGCGGCGTGCTGCTGGTGCTGGCGGCCTCGGTCAACCTCGGCCGCGAGGCGCGGATGAGCGTGACCATGCTCGACGCCGAGGTGAAGCGCGAGTTCGACCGCGACAACCCGCGCCGGCCGTGA
- a CDS encoding DUF2721 domain-containing protein yields the protein MSQTAAYAHYAILTAMLAPAFFLTATASLLLSANNRLARVIDRARVLLKELAETEDAEERELIERHILRQKRRSRIILRGSQLLYTAISFFVGTSLSVAGDAFLGYRLGAIPTVLAALGVLAMFAASLLLARESALAVEAVNEEMDHGHASAMKRWAKPRA from the coding sequence ATGAGCCAGACCGCCGCCTACGCCCACTACGCGATCCTGACCGCGATGCTGGCCCCCGCGTTCTTCCTGACCGCGACCGCCTCGCTGCTGCTGTCGGCCAACAACCGCCTGGCCCGGGTCATCGACCGCGCCCGGGTGCTGCTGAAGGAGCTGGCCGAAACCGAGGACGCCGAGGAGCGCGAGCTGATCGAGCGCCACATCCTGCGCCAGAAACGCCGCAGCCGGATCATCCTGCGCGGCAGCCAGCTGCTGTACACCGCGATCAGCTTCTTCGTCGGCACCAGCCTCAGCGTCGCCGGCGACGCCTTCCTCGGCTACCGGCTGGGCGCGATCCCGACCGTGCTGGCCGCGCTGGGCGTGCTGGCGATGTTCGCCGCCAGCCTGCTGCTGGCGCGCGAATCCGCGCTCGCGGTCGAAGCGGTCAACGAAGAGATGGACCACGGTCACGCCAGCGCGATGAAGCGCTGGGCCAAGCCGCGCGCCTGA
- the orn gene encoding oligoribonuclease — protein sequence MTDKTGHEHRLIWIDLEMTGLDTDQDSILEIATVVTDAQLNVLAEGPELAIAHPLERLQAMDEWNRNQHGRSGLWARVLEQGVPMEEAERRTLEFLGQWVAPNASPICGNSICQDRRFLHRCMPQLEKYFHYRNLDVSTIKELARRWAPEVLAGVSKDSKHTALSDVMDSIAELRHYRSAMGKLGGLG from the coding sequence ATGACCGACAAGACTGGGCACGAGCACCGGCTGATCTGGATCGATCTGGAGATGACCGGGCTGGACACCGACCAGGATTCGATCCTGGAGATCGCCACCGTGGTCACCGACGCCCAGCTCAACGTGCTGGCCGAGGGCCCGGAGCTGGCCATCGCCCATCCGCTGGAGCGCCTCCAGGCGATGGACGAGTGGAACCGCAACCAGCACGGCCGCTCCGGCCTGTGGGCGCGGGTGCTGGAGCAGGGGGTGCCGATGGAGGAGGCCGAACGCCGCACCCTGGAGTTCCTGGGCCAGTGGGTGGCGCCGAACGCCTCGCCGATCTGCGGCAATTCGATCTGCCAGGACCGCCGCTTCCTGCACCGCTGCATGCCGCAGCTGGAGAAGTACTTCCATTACCGCAACCTCGACGTCAGCACGATCAAGGAACTGGCCCGACGCTGGGCGCCGGAGGTGCTGGCCGGGGTCAGCAAGGACAGCAAGCACACCGCGCTGAGCGACGTGATGGACTCGATCGCCGAACTGCGCCATTACCGCAGCGCGATGGGCAAGCTCGGCGGGTTGGGCTAG
- a CDS encoding mechanosensitive ion channel domain-containing protein: MTEKDAVQALVPKSLLGLETSGFDLDKLLAWAQSKGLTLLSALAILLIGLWLAKRLSRALERVMTRASMEVTLRGFLRNIAYAAMVVVVGVATLQQIGVPMTSVLAVLGAAGLAIGLALKDSLSNIASGVMLIVLRPFRAGDHVQAAGVEGTVEQIRVFQTRLRTIDNRVIVLPNSLITTAAIVNFTANPKRRIDLTVGVGYDDDLKTAKDTLLNLAKAHANVLQDPAPEVLVTALAESSVNLELRAWVKTANLMRTRSDLVEGIRNELIGKGLNIPYPQRDLHVYHHDADGRPIAELLTKSIADDGDVPAPVPAGKPKP, from the coding sequence ATGACCGAAAAGGACGCGGTGCAGGCGCTGGTGCCCAAGTCCCTGCTGGGGCTGGAAACCAGCGGCTTCGACCTCGACAAGCTGCTCGCCTGGGCGCAGAGCAAGGGCCTGACCCTGCTCAGCGCCCTGGCGATCCTGCTGATCGGCCTGTGGCTGGCCAAGCGCCTGTCGCGGGCGCTGGAGCGGGTCATGACCCGCGCCAGCATGGAAGTCACCCTGCGCGGCTTCCTGCGCAACATCGCCTACGCGGCAATGGTGGTGGTGGTCGGCGTCGCCACCCTGCAGCAGATCGGCGTGCCGATGACCTCGGTGCTGGCGGTGCTCGGCGCCGCCGGCCTGGCGATCGGCCTGGCGCTGAAGGACTCGCTGTCCAACATCGCCTCGGGCGTGATGCTGATCGTGCTGCGCCCGTTCCGCGCCGGCGACCATGTGCAGGCCGCCGGCGTCGAGGGCACGGTCGAGCAGATCCGCGTGTTCCAGACCCGCCTGCGCACCATCGACAACCGGGTGATCGTGCTGCCGAACAGCCTGATCACCACCGCAGCAATCGTCAATTTCACCGCCAACCCGAAGCGGCGCATCGACCTGACCGTCGGCGTCGGCTACGACGACGACCTCAAGACCGCCAAGGACACGTTGCTGAACCTGGCCAAGGCGCACGCCAACGTGCTGCAGGACCCGGCGCCGGAAGTGCTGGTCACCGCCCTGGCCGAAAGCAGCGTCAATCTCGAGCTGCGCGCCTGGGTCAAGACCGCCAACCTGATGCGCACCCGCAGCGACCTGGTCGAAGGCATCCGCAACGAGCTGATCGGCAAGGGCCTCAACATCCCCTACCCGCAGCGCGACCTGCACGTCTACCACCACGACGCCGACGGCCGCCCGATCGCCGAGCTGCTGACCAAGTCGATCGCCGACGACGGCGACGTGCCCGCGCCGGTGCCGGCCGGCAAGCCCAAGCCCTGA
- the ppsA gene encoding phosphoenolpyruvate synthase, with amino-acid sequence MNENILWLHALRLDDLARVGGKNSSLGEMIGNLANLGVSVPGGYATTAEAFKAFIAHNNLHQRIYDKLATLDVEDVPALTAAGGEIRGWVIDAPLQPDLDQDIRAAYRQLSAENGGGDVAVAVRSSATAEDLPDASFAGQQETFLNVTGEDDVVHKVKEVFASLYNDRAIAYRVHHGFKHEDVFLSAGVQLMVRSDVGASGVLFTLDTESGFRDVVFITSSYGLGEMVVQGAVNPDEFYVYKPTLTQGKPAILRRAVGAKQLRMVYSEQPGERVRTEDTPAELRVKFSIDDADVHELAKQALVIEKHYGRPMDVEWAKDGVSGKLFIVQARPETVKSRAKATQIERYQLEQRGEVIAEGRAIGQKIGTGVARVVRSLDDMSRVQPGDVLVADMTDPDWEPVMKRSAAIVTNRGGRTCHAAIIARELGVPAVVGTGNALDTIKDGETITVSCAEGDTGFIYDGALPFARHVADLDKMPPAPLKVMMNVANPERAFDFAMLPNAGVGLARLEMIIASHIGIHPKALLEYSAQDAATKKKIDEKIAGYGGDPVQFYVDRLAEGIATITASFAPHPVIVRLSDFKSNEYANLIGGSRYEPHEENPMIGFRGASRYVDPSFSDAFALECQAVLKVREQMGLTNCWVMIPFVRTLDEGRRVVEVLEKNGLRQGENGLKIIMMCEVPSNALLADEFLEIFDGFSIGSNDLTQLSLGLDRDSAIVAKLFDERDPAVKKLLAMAISAARAKGKYVGICGQGPSDHPDLAEWLMDQGIESVSLNPDTVVDTWLRLAKAKAKA; translated from the coding sequence TTGAACGAGAACATCCTCTGGCTGCATGCGCTACGCCTCGACGACCTGGCCCGGGTCGGCGGCAAGAATTCCTCGCTCGGCGAGATGATCGGCAACCTGGCCAACCTCGGCGTCTCGGTGCCGGGCGGCTACGCCACCACCGCCGAGGCCTTCAAGGCCTTCATCGCCCATAACAACCTGCACCAGCGCATCTACGACAAGCTGGCCACGCTCGACGTCGAGGACGTGCCGGCGCTGACCGCGGCCGGCGGCGAGATCCGCGGCTGGGTGATCGACGCGCCGCTGCAGCCGGACCTGGACCAGGACATCCGCGCCGCCTACCGCCAGCTGTCGGCGGAGAACGGCGGCGGCGACGTCGCGGTCGCGGTGCGCTCCTCGGCCACCGCCGAAGACCTGCCCGACGCCTCCTTCGCCGGCCAGCAGGAAACCTTCCTCAACGTGACCGGCGAAGACGACGTCGTGCACAAGGTCAAGGAAGTGTTCGCCAGCCTGTACAACGACCGCGCCATCGCCTACCGCGTGCATCACGGCTTCAAGCACGAGGACGTGTTCCTGTCCGCCGGCGTGCAGCTGATGGTGCGCTCCGACGTCGGCGCCTCCGGCGTGCTGTTCACCCTGGACACCGAGTCCGGCTTCCGCGACGTGGTGTTCATCACCTCCAGCTACGGCCTGGGCGAGATGGTCGTGCAGGGCGCGGTGAACCCCGACGAGTTCTACGTCTACAAGCCCACCCTGACCCAGGGCAAGCCGGCGATCCTGCGCCGCGCCGTGGGCGCCAAGCAGCTGCGCATGGTCTATTCCGAGCAGCCCGGCGAGCGCGTGCGCACCGAGGACACCCCGGCCGAGCTGCGGGTCAAGTTCTCGATCGACGACGCCGACGTGCACGAGCTGGCCAAGCAGGCGCTGGTGATCGAAAAGCATTACGGCCGCCCGATGGACGTGGAATGGGCGAAGGACGGCGTCAGCGGCAAGCTGTTCATCGTCCAGGCGCGCCCGGAAACGGTGAAGTCGCGCGCCAAGGCGACCCAGATCGAGCGCTACCAGCTCGAACAGCGCGGCGAAGTGATCGCCGAAGGCCGCGCGATCGGCCAGAAGATCGGCACCGGCGTAGCGCGCGTGGTGCGCAGCCTGGACGACATGAGCCGGGTCCAGCCCGGCGACGTGCTGGTCGCCGACATGACCGACCCCGACTGGGAGCCGGTGATGAAGCGCTCGGCCGCGATCGTGACCAACCGCGGCGGCCGCACTTGCCACGCCGCGATCATCGCCCGCGAACTCGGCGTGCCGGCCGTGGTCGGCACCGGCAATGCACTGGACACGATCAAGGACGGCGAGACCATCACCGTCAGCTGCGCCGAGGGCGACACCGGCTTCATCTACGACGGCGCCCTGCCGTTCGCGCGCCACGTCGCCGATCTGGACAAGATGCCGCCGGCGCCGCTCAAGGTGATGATGAACGTCGCCAACCCGGAGCGCGCGTTCGACTTCGCCATGCTGCCCAACGCCGGCGTCGGCCTGGCGCGGCTGGAGATGATCATCGCCAGCCACATCGGCATCCATCCCAAGGCCCTGCTCGAGTACTCGGCGCAGGACGCGGCGACCAAGAAGAAGATCGACGAGAAGATCGCAGGCTACGGCGGCGACCCGGTGCAGTTCTACGTCGACCGTCTGGCCGAAGGCATCGCCACCATCACCGCCTCGTTCGCGCCGCACCCGGTGATCGTGCGCCTGTCGGACTTCAAGTCCAACGAGTACGCCAACCTGATCGGCGGCTCGCGCTACGAGCCGCACGAAGAGAACCCGATGATCGGCTTCCGCGGCGCCAGCCGCTACGTCGATCCGTCCTTCTCCGACGCCTTCGCCCTGGAATGCCAGGCGGTGCTGAAGGTGCGCGAGCAGATGGGCCTGACCAATTGCTGGGTCATGATCCCGTTCGTGCGTACGCTCGACGAGGGCCGCCGCGTGGTCGAAGTGCTGGAGAAGAACGGACTCAGGCAGGGCGAGAACGGGCTCAAGATCATCATGATGTGCGAAGTCCCCTCGAACGCGTTGCTGGCCGACGAGTTCCTGGAGATCTTCGACGGCTTCTCGATCGGCTCCAACGACCTGACCCAGCTCAGCCTCGGCCTGGACCGCGACTCGGCGATCGTCGCCAAGCTGTTCGACGAACGCGACCCGGCGGTGAAGAAGCTGCTGGCGATGGCCATTTCGGCCGCGCGCGCCAAGGGCAAGTACGTCGGCATCTGCGGCCAGGGCCCCAGCGACCACCCCGACCTGGCCGAGTGGCTGATGGACCAGGGCATCGAGTCGGTGTCGCTGAACCCGGACACCGTGGTCGACACCTGGCTGCGCCTGGCCAAGGCGAAGGCCAAGGCCTGA
- a CDS encoding pyruvate, water dikinase regulatory protein has product MAGTRPVFYVSDGTGITAETIGHSLLTQFTETRFVTDRIPFVDSVERAQEVAAKIREAAVEHGVRPVVINSCMDGEVGAALAESGALMLDVFAPFIEPLERELHETRQRRIGQAHGLVDFDTYHRRINAMNFALTHDDGASIDYAEADLILVAVSRAGKTPTCVYLALHYGVRAANYPLTEEDLEHDRLPPRLRPYRNKLFGLTIDPLRLQQIRQERRPNSRYAQLETCKREVAAAEMMFRAERIPTLSTTHTSIEEISSKVMTTLGIHREMF; this is encoded by the coding sequence ATGGCCGGGACCCGACCCGTTTTCTACGTTTCCGACGGCACCGGCATCACCGCCGAGACCATCGGCCACAGCCTGCTGACCCAGTTCACCGAGACCCGGTTCGTGACCGACCGGATCCCGTTCGTGGACAGCGTGGAGCGGGCCCAGGAGGTGGCGGCCAAGATCCGCGAGGCCGCGGTGGAGCACGGGGTCCGGCCGGTGGTGATCAATTCCTGCATGGACGGCGAGGTCGGCGCGGCCCTGGCCGAGAGCGGGGCGCTGATGCTGGACGTATTCGCGCCGTTCATCGAGCCGCTGGAGCGTGAGCTGCACGAGACCCGCCAGCGCCGGATCGGCCAAGCCCACGGCCTGGTCGACTTCGACACCTACCACCGCCGCATCAACGCGATGAACTTCGCCCTGACCCACGACGACGGCGCCAGCATCGACTACGCCGAGGCCGACCTGATCCTGGTCGCGGTGTCGCGGGCCGGCAAGACCCCGACCTGCGTCTATCTGGCCCTGCATTACGGCGTGCGCGCGGCCAACTACCCGCTGACCGAGGAAGACCTGGAGCACGACCGCCTGCCGCCGCGGCTGCGCCCCTACCGCAACAAGCTGTTCGGCCTGACCATCGACCCGCTGCGGCTGCAGCAGATCCGCCAGGAGCGGCGGCCGAATTCGCGCTATGCGCAGCTGGAGACCTGCAAGCGCGAGGTCGCCGCGGCCGAGATGATGTTCCGCGCCGAACGCATTCCGACCCTCAGCACCACCCATACCTCGATCGAGGAGATCTCGAGCAAGGTCATGACCACGCTGGGCATCCACCGCGAGATGTTCTGA
- a CDS encoding DUF1249 domain-containing protein, producing MTSSASRLARIPRLSRFGWLMGLYAENHARLQRLFAPAELARGVYLSSVGDGLDLRLDVLEQHRYTTELRLTYALQDPLTGEPDPSAFLRLYHDAHQVEATHCYVGRRWQDVIGMYPPPAEVIGHRMRMNTFLGKWLEYLAERGHGMTRLRPVELDPASPDPLGAGHTGEGKNSAMTA from the coding sequence ATGACCTCGTCCGCTTCCCGTCTCGCGCGCATCCCTCGGCTCAGCCGTTTCGGCTGGCTGATGGGTTTGTACGCGGAGAACCATGCCCGCCTGCAGCGTTTGTTCGCACCGGCCGAACTGGCCCGCGGCGTCTATCTGTCCAGCGTCGGCGACGGCCTGGACCTGCGCCTGGACGTGCTCGAGCAACATCGCTACACCACCGAGCTGCGCCTGACCTACGCATTGCAGGATCCGCTGACCGGCGAGCCGGATCCGTCCGCGTTCTTGCGCCTGTATCACGACGCGCACCAGGTCGAGGCCACGCACTGCTACGTCGGCCGGCGCTGGCAGGACGTGATCGGCATGTATCCGCCGCCGGCGGAAGTGATCGGCCACCGCATGCGCATGAATACTTTCCTCGGCAAGTGGCTCGAGTATCTAGCCGAACGCGGTCATGGCATGACAAGATTGCGCCCCGTCGAACTCGACCCGGCGTCGCCCGATCCGCTCGGAGCAGGCCACACCGGAGAGGGCAAAAATTCAGCGATGACCGCTTGA